The DNA sequence atatttaggtcatgcgattcggtatccatacataacatacacatgtataacacatgcctgtgctcagtgtaaggtcattttgtttgtggatacatctatattaaatggccacattctatgttgccgtgatttctgatcatcaataactaatagacaaatgtatttctaaataaaaaaatgctacctttctgacaatgccatatgagggagtgagcagccttggtggagtactgcgctctctgattgcttttcttgttcaagaCTAAGCATTATATCCCAAACAGTATTAATTTAGACAGAAAtcagtattttgtttgttgttttgttgttgttggtgttagttttgtttagtttttacctTCAGGTGATGCCTGCGGCTGGAAGTCATCTTTTTCCTGTTTGGGAGGAGGTTATAATCAGTACTGATCTTTACATGTCACATTCACCCTAAACAGGTTAAAATTCTTGCAACCGGCTAAATATTCATCTTgataaaaagatttaacatcttCCAATGCAGTTTTGCTTATTTAAGTTAATCTTGATATGAGGCAGATTTCTGTGCTTATTCAGCCtagaattagaaaaaaaaaaattcaaacgtGTCACCAATTTGCttaattttacatcattttacaTTCCATAATTACCACTTAGCATGAAGTACCTTACTGATTAGAACAAAGTCTACAGTAACCAGCATGTGGTTCAGACTTACTCAGACATCTTGGCAGTTTTTGCAGTTCACAACCTGCATTAAGACACAGATAAGAAAGCAATGAATATGATGTCTGGACGTCTGTGTGGATTCTCCAGGCCAGGAGAATCCTAAGAGCTTCACTGGAAGGCAACTGgactgctgtttctgtttggaCATTTCACCTGTCATCAAGATGCTTCCTCAGTACAGAGCTGAGGAGGCCTCTTCGACAAGAAATGAAATGTCTTCAGGAAAGAAAACTCTAGTTGCCTCCCACTAAAAATCTCAGGAGCAATGAGGAGAGGAAACCCTTCAGTCTTTTTGACCCCAGCTGAACACCGTCCTTCAGATCATGCTGTCAGCGTGAGTTTGTCTGAGATCAGCATGTTCTGCTGCAGTGATGGAAATGGATGGACAGGAATATTTCTGCAGTAACGCGATCTGAAGCCACAGCTGAAGAGCAGCGACGTCGACTGAACTAAACTGGGAGAGTCAGGATCAAGTGTCATGTCTGCATGATTTTTATGACCAGATCAAGTGATGGGTTAATTTGAAAAATTCTAGAGTGGAATATCATTAAATAAAGTTCATCGCTGAAACATTTTAGTTATTTGAATGATAAAGTAGGAGGTCAGAATTAGGTAACATGATGTCTTTACATTAAATTAAGgtcacattttgatttttttcaagaaaaattaaaattaagctGTGCATTTTATCCTgttgtttgatttgtttggtAAAATTTCAATACTTCATGGTGACTAGACAGGCCTCACAGTCCCAAATTTATAATAGCACTacatttttttgagaaattaaATTATAACAACTTTGAAGCATGTGACTCTTTAAAAAAGTAACAGTTGAAGAAATGCTGCAACCACCTATTTATTACACTGAAACAAATAACTGTACGTAAAGCATAATTAAGTTCACAAACCGACTTTCCAGACTTATGAAGCcatttgaacaattttaaaaagatattttggTAAGCTgaatcagaatttttgtcactctAGATCGTGAAACTTACCGTTGTATagataacatttaaaataaaataaccctGAGCATGCCAGTGCACTAAAGTTTGCCTATGTTTGACAGGTTACAATCACTTTCTGGGACTGATCTGCAAACGGCTCTTAAAACACGgcaccataaaacacagcacaGCGCAGCTAAATGAGTCTCATAAATTTAGGTCTGTCAGAAAGAGGTCAAATGTCGCCGACAAACATGCAGAAAGCGAGTTCAGGATGTCAGGATGGGTCGAAGGTGGAGAAATGGATGACTATGATCCTGTTTTCAATGATGTCTCCCAAAAACAGAGTCTGGTTGAGATGGAGCTGTACTCAACTTCATTATTcggatgacaaaataaaagatgcTGCTCTAAGAGAGGCTCAGAGAAGTTGCAGGAGAGTgaataaaaaaagtcaaaataaggAAGAGTTCTCACCTATAGAGAGGAGGAAGGACAAGACACACTTGGTGGAAGAAAAGCAGACACTGCCAAAGCCAcagacagtgaaaaatgaaataggTTTATATGGTGGGTTGCGATGTCTCAGCAAAATGCCCAAATCCTCTTTATGGAAATGGATTCCCAGTCAGACCAATGGGCCTGCGAGCTCCTGAAATACACCCGGCCCAGCCCTGCTGTGCTAACCGCCCTCCCTGTGAGAGCACTTCTGAGGGCTTCATGGTGCACattcactgtgtgtttgtgtgggtggaAAAAATGGACATAACTGAACAGAAAGTAGACACTTCTCAGTCTTCAGGATTCTCTAAAGCAAATACAAAAGTTCTTAACCAGCTTTTAAATCTAGTCTTCCTTCTTTTTAAAGCAATTTGAACACAAAAGCAGTCATACTAAGCACTGCACTGTCACACTGAATGGACACTTGCTTTGCTGTTGAAATGAAAAACTCAAAGAAAGCTCTGTGTTCTTGTGTCACCTGCATGTCATTTTGACTGAAGAGGTTAATCCAAGCTTAGCATTTCAGGACACACACAAATCAGTCTGTTTTGAATAaagtaccatttttttttttaaaggaggaGCCTTTTAGGGAACTAGGATCGCTGTCTTGTCTATGTGTAAAGCACAGAGCTAGCCTATgactagcctagcttagcatagagaCTGCAAGCAGGGTGAAAAAACTGGCTAGGCTGTGTTTAAAAATACACCTACCAATTCTTGTAAACCAAAcactgtttttagtttttacaaattaataaaacaagataCATGTTTATAAGTGATCTTCAAAAAGTCATTTGAAGTGAAGTGCAGGactaataaatgcaaaaaatgttcactgtACTGGCAGCTTTTTTATGTTGCATTTATGTTGCTTTGAATGTTGCTCTGAGAAAGTGTGATGCTTGTGGCTCACTAATAGCTGTTActgctgttaaaatgaaaaaaaaataaacttctggaatcacaattttattttgaatctGTCTGATAAAAGATTTCCTTGCTTTATCTATTAGTagactgtttttttgttcttctgcaGGTTGAGAATTTTCTTGAGAAGAATCTCTTCTGTTTACTTTACACattgcagacaaacaaacaaatctttgACTCAGTGTTCTCTTAATAGTTACTCAGCCAAagaacgcagtggagttatgtgacaattggcgttggtttgtctgttagcatcattactcaaaaactgactgatggatttgaatgaaattttcagggaaggtcagaaatgacacaaggaccaagtgattatattttggcagtgatgtggcctatagtctggatccatggatttattaaagatttctgtatcattgcgagatagcggcatggcgtcactgtaactacgacaacaagcgaacactacatcagctgtttgctgacaatcacatgattgtgatcctactacaaactgaccaCTGCGGActacaaattttttaaagatttcatccatcaagaaaccatacaacgactgagcagccttggtggagtactgcactctctgagtgcttttcttgttaatctctgttttaggattttctCGGCATACAAAAGCCTACAGAACaatgcttttcttatttttttttctgcagcatttGTCAAAAAGTCTGGTTCTTCTCGTGTAACTGTTCTTTAAGAATGTGTAAAAGCAATAAACTGTATGTCCTTTAAGTTCcagagaaattaaaatattaacaagTGGATAAAAGTAGCGAACAAATTCTTTCTTATTTCAAAACATTTATTGCTAATGATTCAATGAAAACCTGTACATTTTCAAATGATGTTTCTCTGCCAGACGTTTTAACTGTATACAAGATAATGCTACCGTGTTTGGTTCAGTCTCTCTTGGAGAAGTGACGtatcacaaaaacaaccaaaaaaacgacaaaaaagcgTCTAAGCTCTTGTCCCTGAGTGTTCACATGGGACAGAGACGCATTCAGTCACTCAGACCTCGGATGGAAACGTCTCCCCTGCTGTTGTCCTCGCCAGTTCTGGAGGGTTTTAGGAAGTCTCGAACATCTTCTTCCTGTCGGCCTTGTCCTCAATGTTTTTACGCCAGTCGCCAACCGCCTCTGTTGACTGGAAGTAACAATAAAGTCTTGTTGATACCAAGAACTTGCAGTCAGGATCACATCAAGGCAAGGCTAAAAAAactctttcatttttatgtttttacccATTTCTTATCCAAGAGGTGTCATGTATTTTCCTTCCTTCTAGACAGACAattttttccattcatttctcAGGCATAAAGTAAACCTACAGCCCCTGCAAACTGCTTTCCATGCATTAATTTGTCAGTAATTCATCACACTGGAAGAAACCCCAATTTGTCCTGTAAGTAGTTACTAACTGGCAGTGCAGTAAAATATTTCAACTTGctctgcatatttttttaactcaaCATTTGATTTTCTTCATTATACAATCTGCCGTATACTTTCTGATTTCAAGATACAATTTCTATTGAAAACTGGTTGGAGTATTCTTTATGCATTAAagagaaatattatttttaggATTCTTTTAAGCACACAGTGAACGATTTAGTAAATCTATGGGTTTAAAGGGGGAAGAAATTACGGTACAGCTTTGGATACCAGTTAGCAGCGGTAGAAGATGTAAAGGATTTGCTATAACAGCTGCAATGATTCTTTAAAATGTACAGTGTTTTATTCAGCTCACACTTTCCTCAGCAGTATGGAAGCCCATCtctgccaagaaaaaaaaaaacacaagaaaagtgTGGAATAAAAACTTTTATTGTCATAGAGGTAATTAGTCCAAATATTGACTTGGTTACTATCTCATAGTTTTGAGTTGTAtaataaaatgatcacaaaattTGAAACAGCCTTCCCCTAGCTAGCTAGCTGAGGCAGTGGAATATGATAAaactttaagttttatttatagaTATAAGATATCATGTTAGATTTTCTAACTGGTTCATTTTAATCTGCTTCCTATTGTATTGCtgtattattatattatgtatgacaattttatgttttttgtttgtttgtttgtttgtttgcttggttgttttacttttttctagCAGAAATTAGCATCCATGAATTCGAAAGCCAAAATGAAATCATTTAGAATTCAAAGCACGAGCTacaatactttaaaaataagacaaggcATGCACAAAAGTCAAGATTATCAAGCAAATTAAACTGATTCCCAAGACACTGAAGGACCTCTTTAATTGACTAGATATTTCAATTTCTTCAccagcaaaacaataaaatcatccAGTTTGATATGTTACCATTAGAGAAACAACATTTCTGTAACACTGAGCTCTTTGGACTAATGTGAGGGACTATAATGAAAAGCTGGAAAAAGGTGGATCAGGAGAGATCTGCTAACTTTCTGAGGAATAAAGACGGCAGCAGTCTGATCAGCGTTAATAGGTTTAGTCACTGTACTGAATTTGCCTTCAAACTTCAATGTTAATTCAGTGTCTGGGAAAAGTTTTAAGCCGAAGCACAACCTGAAACTCCAACAGTAATGCCTAAATGTTACTGAAACAAGACCAGTCCTGGCTGTTGATGCACGATCACTATGAAAACCTTGTTTCTCACCTCCTCTTTGACCTCCTTCTTGACCTGCTTCAGGTTGGCCCTCAGGTCCATGGTCACCTTGTGTTTTCCTCCCAGCAGAGCCTGCAGCATGGCATCAGCAGACATACGCACTTTCTTCAGGGCAGGTTTCTTCACTCCAGCCAGCTCGACCACCTTCAGCTTCAGATCCTCAATCTGGTCCCAGAGAAAAGTTTGTTCAAATGTTGAAAAACTGGTCTGATAGAGGTTcaacaacattttaattaaaggaataataaaataaatgattagtGATTATATCTTACTTTTTGCTAAAACAACATTTGTTGTCCACAGCTTGGTCCTGATGtcctttatttatgttttatatctCCTTGTGTTGATGATggtgtggtgtttttttgttttttttttaaattcaaatcttAGGCTGCCTTTTTAAGAACTGGCCTGGGACAACTGATGAAAAGTAGCATTTTCAGCTAACTTTAGCTCTAAATCTTTATTAATTTGTTACATAATAGCCTACTATAAAAGTTATTcagatacactaccattcaaaagtttggagtcacccagacaatttcatgttttccatgaaaactcacacttctattcatgtgctaacataattacacaaatgttaacacaatgtaccattagaacacaagagtgatggttgctggaaatgggcctctatactcctatgtagatatcccattaaaatcagctgtttccagacagaataatcatttacacattaatgaTGTCTGGACtgttttctgattaatttaattttatcttcattgaaaaaatgcttttctttcaaaaataaggacatttctaggtgaccccaaacttttgaaccatggtgtaaatgctttttttttttttttttttttttaaacttaaggCTGTGTTATCCAAATTTCATCCATCATTTCTCCTGGTATGAAATTTATGTGTTGAGTGGTAATTTCTATCCATTCTTTGCAATGAATTTCAAATCACTTATCTCTTCAGTCACAAAGGAGACAGCTAAGATGGGCATGATGTTATGAAATAATGCATCTAAATTCTTCATGTGTATTCTCTCCAAAATAAATGGTTTTAAGCAACTATCCCCTTCTCTTCATCTGGAATGTGAACTCTCAGGACCAAAGCATTTAATATCTGTTGCAATAGACAAGAGTGGTTTTCCTGGATGGTAAAGTTTATAGATATCTTTGTAACTTCACTTTAACAacaatacatttatatttaagtAAAAGCAGACTTTAAAAGAGACCTGAAAGTAATCACACTAGATACAATCTGTAAAATTCATCAATTAACAAGGAACAGAGCAACAATACACATCATTATTACTGCACTTTACAGTTCTTACACTCCATCACCCTCAGAAAATTCTTCCTTTCAAACTGGGATTTAGTTTGGTTAGTTTTTACTCCTGATACTCTTCTCTGAGTTAAGAAATCACTCACTGTTGAGAGCTCATGATCCTGACACCAAGTGACTAATTTGCCTTGATGTGATTCACCTGCTTCAACAATGTCCGTATTAGGAAAACCAATACCTTACAATAAAACAGGCCACTCATTAATTAGAAAGACACATTTACATTCAAGACATTTCTTACATGAAAAGTTACTTCTACAAGGAAAAGCTAATTAAGTGTTGTCCCTATGGCTAAAATGACATCTGAACGCTTGTTTATATAATTAAATCATTGACAAACAGCTTCCTTCAGGTCATGTCTTTCACCTCTTTGTCGGCCTTCTGAACTTTGGCCTCGGCGTCGTACCTCGCCTCATCAATCTTGTCGATGGCCTGGCTGAGCTTCTTGCAGATTTCCTGTTGGTGCACAGAACAAACATATTCCTTCAGCTCTCAGTGTAAAGTCATTGGTACATTTAATCAAGTACTCTACTTGTGTACAGTGAGATGGAAATATGAGACCTTTACAGTGAGAACtttacttaaaatgaagttATAATGAATGttctacagggtgtccctaaagtctggacacattgGAAGTCTCATgaactatatttttttatggctttgttgaaagaagaaagacttGAACTGGTGTAGGATGGACATATcaaaagatagcagatgaatttaatcttTTGACAAAGTCATATTTCATCTGtggacacaaaaaaaaaatatagttcaTGAGACTTCcaatgtgtccagactttagggacaccttGTATTTTGCATATCAAACACTTTTAAACTTAAAGTATACGTTGGTGCCAATTTAAATACCATTTCTATTTTGAAAGGAATATTTTTTATAGAGTGACATTGCTACATTAACTTCTTGCAGCTCAGAATAAGTGAAATTTTGGTACTTAACTAATTAGGAAATATTTAAAGGCCTTTAATCCAGCATAAAAGATAAATCACAGATACTACATGCTTACTGTGCTTATGACTTATTCGAGACTTCAATACTCCTTCAaagaacacagcagagttatgtgacgatcggctttggtttgtctgtctgtctgtctgtctgtctgtctgtctgtctgttagcaacattactcaataaCGGATCAATAGATTTACATGAAAATTTCAGagatggtcagaaatgacacaaggacaaactgattagattttggcagtgatgtgacttataatctggatcctcgatttctgtatcattgataaTGGcacatgacaacaagtgaacactacgtcagctgcccgctgacgatcacatgattacgatcctactagaaatccaccgctgcagacttattggtaCTTATgagtcggaaatgatacaaggaatgagcagccttggtggagtactgtgctgtctgagtgcttttgtagtTACACATTTGATTTAGTAAATTGGAGAAAGTTTGGTGGGAATTGCGAGAAAATTACAGGGTGAATCTTTAAACTCATTTGTACATTTCTAGTTGAGCTTTCTTCACATAATAATCCACAAGCTTGAGTTTCAAGCAGCTGATAATACTACAGGAACTTCAGCAGTGTTGGCTCATTGCAGAGTTTTAGTGTCCTGTGATGCTCTGTATACCTTTTATGAGGAAGCTGTTCCATCATAACAAGGTaatgcactaccattcaaaagtttggggtcactcaggcaatttcatgttttccatgaaaactcacatttttattcatgtactaacataactgcacaagggttttctaatcatcaattagcctttcaacatgattagctaacacaatgtagcattagaacacaggagtgatggttgctggaaatgttcctctgtacccctatgtagatattccattaaaaatcagccgtttccaggtaaaatagtcatttaccacattatcaatgtctagactgtgtttctgattcatttaatgttacctacattgaaaacaactgctttctttcaaaaataaggacatttataaGTGAGCCCAAAgttttgaatagtagtgtatgTCTGGACTAATGCTGAGTAGCtacagttttttatttactattataaatatgattatgatgatgatgatgatgattattattattattattataattattattattatttaactaaGAATGGATGAGAAAGCAGTGAGCACCAGAttcaatgtaaatgtaaatataaagttttGGTCTCACCATGAGGGCATTCTGGTCTCCATTGAGGTCAGGGGCTGGGCAGTTCTCAGCCATGTAAGCCTCTTTCGCAGCTTCAATGTccttcttctcctgctcaatCCAGCTGGCAGCGATCTGCAGCATCAAACTCtgcgagaaaaaaaaattaatgtacaATATTTCTGCAGGGAAAGCACCAATATTTTGTTGAAAAGCACAAGGAAAAGGTCTTGTTCTCACCTTCAGATGATGCCTGCGGCTAGACGTCATTTTCTTTCCCCTGTTAGATGAAAATTAAATAGTTGTCATCAGGACTAATGAAGAGATTTTACCGTTCAATAGCTTGACTAGGTTGATCCATTtcaattttgtttattatttattcaaataaacAGTCCAGCACTTTGAGCAGATTGGAAGCAgtggggattgactcacttaGCTCTCTCTAAAGATGACAAATCCACCTTCCAACATCACTCAATATCACTACTTAACACGCAGAATATGCCAAGAAATAGTGTACAAGCACAGATAGTCATTTTTACTCTTGGATTCTGTACAGCTTCAACAATAAGATATAATGTgcacaacacaaaaatgtttataggtggattttgtttcctttaaactgtgttttccCCAATTTCAGTTTTTCCGCTAAGTTTGGTTAACTATCTGCTTAGTGTAGCATCAAATTTAGCACCCAGATATGAGAGCTCATCTACCTCCCATACTCTCACACTCATATTTCCCAAGACTAGTTGTTTCCCCCTGGTttctgtctttatgctaagctacgaTTTACAGCATAGACACAAACAAGGTAATGATTTTTCATTTAAGTCCGTGGCACAAAAAGAAGATGCTTATTTTCCAAATTGTCAAAccacttatttaaaaaaatgcctcaAGCATGATGTTGTTTCACTTGTTTCAGATGAATAATGCATGTTCTTATACAATTAAATATCCAAGACTGACAGTGCTAATGCACTCATCTTACTGTAGTAAGATTTGAATGGctatttattgcaaaaaaaaaaaaaatagatacatTACAGACACCATCTGTCTATGTCTGCTCACATATAAGAGCAACATGTACAGCTGCTGTCAGAGTTGACCTTCACTCTGAACTGGTGCCTTCACATGTGTTCACATCAGTTTAGAAACCtctcagagcagagcagcagcgtGTCTGTATtcaaatatctcaacaactattaGACTGACTGTACTGAATTTAGGTGCAATGAAATTCATGTTGACCAGAGAAGGAATCCTAATGATCTGGATCTATGCATTAGGTGTGATCACCATCTACAATGACAAAGTTCAAAAAGGTTATGTTACAGTTTGGGTCACGTAGATGCTCAAACCTCTAAAGAAAAGATCTGTACAGACCCACATCAAAGTTATTCCAGAACTGACTTGGTGACCAGTCATCTGACCTTATCATCAAGTTATTAAAGTTGCAAACAAGCATTTCCTGGGTAGTGGATTCCAGTTTAGATCCCAGTACACTACACTTTTATGAGGAAGCTGTTCCATCATAACAAGGtaatacaccaccattcaacagtttggggtcatccaggcaatttcatgttttccatgaaaactcacacttttattcatgtgctagcataatggcacaagggttttctaatcatcaatgagcctttcaacaccattagctaacacaatgtagcattagaacacaggagtgatggttgctggaaatgttactctgtacctctatggagatattccattaaaaatcagctgtttccagctagaatagtcatataccacattaactatgtatttctgattaatttaatgttatcttcactgaaaaaacagcttttctttaaaaaaatagagagacagagacatagatatatatagatatagactGATAGAAATAAAGACTTGAGTTTGACAACCTGAGTCTGAAATGGCCCATGTCTTGGAAAGTTCAGTTCTAATTTGAAGCTCAGCAAGACTGTCtctaaaaggagaaaaacaagaaaatgtgtaCTTACTCAGACATTTTAGCTGTTTGTGATGTTCACACCCTGTTTAGAGAGAGAAAGCACTGCATTAAGCCTGGGCAGACAGCTTACAGAAAGCACACTGACTCTGTTCACAGCTGAACTGGACATGTCCTGTTGCCTCCCTGTTATCGATCAGCCACCCTTTGACCTCCAGCAGGAAAGTCGATACTCTTTACTATCATGGAAAACTGCCTTCCAGCTATCACAAACCGGCTAATTTTGGATGGGTGGGGTTAGATGCCAAGGGCCCTGGCGCTCAACAGTTGCCCCCTCTGAAGACATTCTGCCTGGAATTTAAGTTGTTGCAGCGAGCCAAAGATCTGAGCACGAAATGCCACCGGCAAAGGAACCAAATGTGGCGCCAAGCATGTGGTGAAAACAGTTAACACCAATTCCAACATCCTGCAGGCATGCAAAACACCGGCTGACACCAAGCTGAGCTCAGAAACAGGTTCAGATCACAATTTATGGGTCTGTTCTCACATGAACCCTGAATAAGTAGTAATTCCTCTGGAGCCAGAAAAGAACGACAGTAATGCCGATCCAACTGTCCCAAAGCTTGAtctcacaaacacaaattaaatCCTCTCTATTGTGACAGCAATTGGAAGCTGAGTGTCATAAAAATCCTAGTTTCCAAATAATTGTTTAGTCTTTTAGTCAGTGTCCTACAGATCATCTAAACATgcagaaatatgaaatatgtcAACAGGCAAGGAAGCAGTTCCAGATATAAAGAGAACATTTAACTGAATATAGTTTAAATTAAATTCTTTCTTCACAGAAATTCCTGTCTTCAGTTAATTAGTGCcaaagtacttttttttcaaataaattactattaaaatatttttcattagaGATATGACACATCAGAATAATTTATAAAACTGttaatgaaaaaatgcaacaaaattcaTCTGTTCCCAGACACTGAgctttaaatattcaaaattcaaGTTGGTAAACTAATGtggattgtttttattattcacAAAAGTGTCACCAACACCATCCAAGCTGCGACCACACCAAAAGACCCTAAATTCCTGGCAAACTTGATTCTCAATAAAAGTCTTATAGCGCCAAAATCCAAACTTTAACCCATCTGCATGTCCAGTAGATTTCACCAGGAAGCAGAATGTGTCCTTCAAACAAGTCCAACAAGT is a window from the Amphiprion ocellaris isolate individual 3 ecotype Okinawa chromosome 3, ASM2253959v1, whole genome shotgun sequence genome containing:
- the LOC111567524 gene encoding troponin I, fast skeletal muscle-like; protein product: MSEGKKMTSSRRHHLKSLMLQIAASWIEQEKKDIEAAKEAYMAENCPAPDLNGDQNALMEICKKLSQAIDKIDEARYDAEAKVQKADKEIEDLKLKVVELAGVKKPALKKVRMSADAMLQALLGGKHKVTMDLRANLKQVKKEVKEESTEAVGDWRKNIEDKADRKKMFETS